Proteins from one Rosa chinensis cultivar Old Blush chromosome 7, RchiOBHm-V2, whole genome shotgun sequence genomic window:
- the LOC112178647 gene encoding pentatricopeptide repeat-containing protein At5g66520 — translation MMWFLSRRLSNHLIKPTNHAFYWCLKSYNSWAAAIRSSSSSHKALHIYSQMHRQCVPFDSFSILFTLKSCTQLHNHATIQHLHSHIVKLGFDSHVYVATALLHAYVVVSFVDACKLFDEMPEKSTVTWNTMISGYSRTGNVERATLVFEEMPVRDVASWCAMIAAYVNNGKHELGLSLFRDMVMAEEGVKPDQVTAVVVLSGCAHLGSVGLLVGKSVHGLMVKNRWEMNAELGTVLISMYAKCGFLKGAEQVFELMQEKNVMAWTALICGSAQHGYSKEALCLFETMHKAGVRPNELTFTGVLSACVNTGLVDEGRKYFNLIEESGLELRIQHYGCMVDLYGKVGLLEEAYDFIKNMKLEPNIAVWGAFLSACKEHKQFEMAERVVEQVMKMVKPENDSGVYSLIADLYVLGGKWNDAERVRSLMVNHKVRKVRGSSFIQVDGR, via the coding sequence ATGATGTGGTTTCTATCAAGAAGACTCTCAAACCATCTTATCAAACCCACAAACCACGCCTTCTATTGGTGCCTCAAAAGCTACAACTCATGGGCTGCAGCCATACGCAGCTCTTCTTCCTCACATAAAGCTCTGCATATCTATTCTCAAATGCACCGGCAGTGTGTACCTTTCGACAGCTTCTCCATTCTCTTTACTCTAAAATCATGTACCCAATTGCATAACCACGCAACCATTCAACACCTCCATTCCCATATCGTTAAACTCGGGTTTGATTCTCACGTATACGTGGCCACTGCCCTTCTCCATGCTTACGTCGTCGTCTCGTTTGTGGATGCATGTAAACTGTTCGACGAAATGCCTGAGAAGAGCACGGTCACCTGGAACACAATGATTTCTGGGTATTCGAGGACCGGGAATGTAGAGAGAGCAACACTGGTGTTTGAGGAAATGCCAGTGAGAGATGTTGCATCATGGTGTGCAATGATCGCAGCCTATGTGAACAATGGCAAACATGAGCTTGGGTTATCACTGTTTCGGGATATGGTAATGGCTGAAGAAGGTGTGAAACCTGACCAAGTGACTGCAGTAGTGGTTTTATCTGGCTGTGCTCACTTGGGCTCTGTTGGGTTGTTGGTGGGGAAGTCAGTTCATGGGTTGATGGTCAAGAATCGGTGGGAGATGAATGCGGAGCTCGGTACAGTTTTGATCAGCATGTATGCGAAATGTGGGTTTTTAAAGGGAGCAGAACAGGTTTTTGAGTTGATGCAAGAGAAGAATGTGATGGCTTGGACTGCATTGATTTGTGGATCAGCACAACATGGCTACAGCAAAGAAGCATTGTGTTTGTTTGAGACAATGCATAAAGCTGGTGTAAGACCTAATGAACTGACTTTTACAGGAGTTCTTAGTGCTTGTGTGAACACGGGACTAGTTGATGAGGGTCGAAAATATTTCAACCTGATTGAAGAAAGTGGCTTGGAGCTTAGGATTCAGCATTATGGATGCATGGTCGATTTGTATGGCAAGGTGGGGCTGTTAGAGGAAGCGTATGATTTTATTAAGAACATGAAACTTGAACCCAATATTGCTGTCTGGGGAGCCTTTTTGTCGGCTTGTAAGGAGCATAAGCAGTTTGAGATGGCCGAAAGAGTAGTTGAGCAGGTCATGAAGATGGTGAAACCAGAAAATGATAGTGGGGTTTACTCTCTTATTGCCGATTTGTATGTTTTGGGTGGGAAGTGGAATGATGCTGAAAGAGTGAGGAGTCTGATGGTGAACCACAAGGTGAGGAAGGTCAGGGGCTCTAGTTTTATTCAAGTGGATGGTAGATAA